The following proteins come from a genomic window of Shewanella halifaxensis HAW-EB4:
- the rraA gene encoding ribonuclease E activity regulator RraA: MEYNTSELCDTYIDVVDVVEPMFSNFGGCNSFGGSISTIKCFEDNGLIIDAVQEDGEGKVLLIDGGGSLRRALLDARIAEAAVANNWEGIIVYGTVRDVDALEDLDIGIQALASIPVGADSNAVGELEIPVNFGGVTFLPGDHVYADNTGIILSPEPLDID, encoded by the coding sequence ATGGAATACAACACCTCAGAACTTTGTGACACTTATATCGATGTTGTTGATGTTGTCGAACCCATGTTCAGTAATTTCGGGGGTTGTAACTCTTTTGGCGGCTCGATTAGCACCATTAAATGTTTTGAAGATAATGGTCTTATCATTGATGCAGTTCAGGAAGATGGAGAAGGTAAAGTACTATTAATTGATGGTGGTGGATCACTTCGCCGTGCACTTCTCGATGCAAGAATTGCAGAAGCTGCTGTAGCGAACAACTGGGAAGGTATCATCGTTTACGGTACTGTACGTGATGTTGATGCACTAGAAGATTTAGACATCGGTATTCAAGCATTAGCCTCAATCCCTGTAGGTGCTGACAGCAATGCAGTGGGCGAATTAGAGATCCCAGTAAACTTCGGCGGTGTAACTTTCTTACCTGGTGATCATGTCTATGCTGACAATACGGGTATCATTCTGTCGCCAGAGCCACTAGATATCGACTAA
- a CDS encoding GMP synthase, which yields MILGILQCDDVRPELQAKYGNYPQMFISLFESVGVTIQFKVYRVIDGQYPESIDRCDAYITTGSRFGVNDDADWIRRFEQFVVELYLANKRFIGICFGHQMMAKALGGQIKPSEKGWGIGVNKAQIVLPQAWMSADLNEISLVVSHQEQVVKLPEDAVILAGSEFCPFYMMQIKQHFLGIQGHPEFSKEYVRALMDARRDCIPAQQITAGIESLSMPVDAALVSRWLVNFLIQTRAGGHL from the coding sequence ATGATATTGGGTATATTACAATGTGATGATGTCAGGCCTGAATTGCAGGCTAAGTATGGCAACTATCCGCAGATGTTTATCTCTTTATTCGAGTCCGTGGGCGTTACGATCCAGTTCAAGGTTTATAGGGTCATTGATGGGCAATACCCAGAATCAATCGATAGATGTGATGCCTATATCACGACTGGCAGCCGTTTTGGGGTGAACGATGATGCGGACTGGATACGGCGGTTTGAACAGTTTGTCGTTGAGCTATATCTGGCGAATAAAAGATTTATCGGGATCTGTTTTGGGCACCAAATGATGGCAAAGGCCTTGGGCGGACAGATTAAGCCGTCTGAAAAAGGGTGGGGGATAGGTGTCAATAAGGCGCAAATCGTCCTGCCGCAAGCTTGGATGAGTGCTGATCTTAATGAAATATCGCTAGTGGTCAGCCATCAAGAGCAAGTGGTTAAATTACCCGAAGATGCAGTCATACTGGCCGGGAGTGAGTTTTGTCCCTTTTATATGATGCAAATCAAGCAACATTTCCTTGGCATTCAAGGTCACCCTGAGTTTAGCAAAGAGTATGTGCGTGCATTAATGGATGCCCGGCGAGATTGCATTCCAGCTCAGCAAATTACAGCAGGAATAGAATCGCTGTCGATGCCAGTTGACGCAGCCTTAGTGTCGCGTTGGTTGGTTAATTTTCTCATTCAAACTCGCGCAGGAGGCCATTTGTGA
- a CDS encoding glutamine synthetase family protein, producing MQARQVNSISDAIAIVEERGLSHVKVGLFDNDGIMRGKYMSKLKFFASLEKGFSFCDVVLGWDVKDQLYDNARYTGWHTGYPDAPVRILPHTCREVIGEEGMLLFIAEFAEEAEAICPRGTLRRVIEKAEQMGFNAFAALEYEFFLFNETPHSIREKNYRNLETITPDWFGYSMIRNSVHADLYQAILAMSELMDFPIEGIHSETGPGVIEAAIAVDCAEAAADKGALFKTFMKVLAQQRDLIATFMAKWSADYPGQSGHIHLSLQNKDGSSAFFDPSKLHNMSQIQRHFIAGQQQLMPEFLCMIAPTINSYSRMIPGFWAPTDATWGVENRTTALRVIPGTAQSQRVEYRLGAADANPYLALAAALASGLYGIEHQLTPQAQVKGNAYEQTHDESLALPCTLWDAAQRFRGSKAAKQCFGEPFVEHFAISREWEEREFRKHVSDWEMQRYFEII from the coding sequence ATGCAAGCGAGACAGGTTAATAGCATAAGCGATGCCATCGCTATCGTCGAAGAGCGTGGATTAAGCCACGTTAAAGTAGGCCTATTTGACAATGATGGCATCATGCGCGGCAAGTATATGTCCAAATTGAAGTTTTTTGCTTCGCTAGAGAAGGGTTTTTCCTTTTGCGATGTGGTGTTGGGCTGGGATGTTAAAGATCAGCTCTATGATAATGCCCGCTATACGGGCTGGCACACAGGTTACCCCGATGCTCCCGTGAGGATCTTGCCCCACACCTGTCGCGAGGTAATAGGTGAAGAGGGGATGCTACTATTTATCGCCGAATTTGCCGAAGAGGCTGAAGCGATTTGTCCCCGTGGCACCTTAAGGCGAGTGATTGAAAAAGCCGAACAGATGGGCTTTAACGCCTTTGCCGCGCTCGAATATGAGTTCTTCCTATTTAATGAAACGCCTCACTCTATTCGTGAAAAAAACTACCGCAACTTAGAGACCATTACACCCGACTGGTTTGGTTATTCGATGATCCGAAATTCGGTACACGCCGATTTATATCAAGCAATTTTAGCCATGTCTGAGTTAATGGATTTTCCAATCGAAGGGATCCACTCTGAGACTGGCCCGGGCGTGATTGAAGCGGCTATTGCGGTTGATTGTGCGGAAGCGGCGGCAGATAAAGGTGCATTGTTTAAGACCTTTATGAAGGTGTTGGCACAGCAACGTGACTTAATAGCGACGTTTATGGCGAAGTGGTCGGCTGATTATCCGGGGCAGAGTGGCCATATACACCTATCTTTGCAAAACAAAGATGGCAGCTCCGCCTTTTTCGACCCCAGTAAGCTCCATAATATGAGTCAAATCCAGCGCCATTTCATTGCCGGTCAGCAACAATTGATGCCAGAGTTTCTGTGTATGATAGCGCCAACCATCAATAGTTATTCTCGCATGATCCCAGGGTTCTGGGCTCCCACCGATGCCACCTGGGGAGTTGAAAACAGAACGACTGCACTGAGAGTGATCCCGGGGACGGCTCAATCTCAGCGGGTGGAGTATCGTCTAGGCGCTGCCGATGCCAACCCTTACTTAGCACTCGCGGCTGCTTTGGCCAGCGGCTTATACGGCATCGAGCATCAATTAACACCTCAAGCTCAGGTCAAAGGGAATGCCTATGAACAAACCCATGACGAATCGCTCGCGCTGCCTTGCACCCTATGGGACGCTGCGCAGCGTTTTAGGGGCTCAAAAGCGGCGAAGCAGTGTTTCGGAGAGCCGTTTGTGGAGCACTTTGCCATCAGCCGAGAATGGGAAGAACGGGAGTTTAGAAAGCATGTCAGCGATTGGGAGATGCAGCGTTACTTCGAAATTATCTAA
- the tsgA gene encoding MFS transporter TsgA: MKNKISLTLLSFLANFVMAGFATQFGMLIEPISDKFSANVNEVASIFSLLNGGALAGTIAAFFLIEKIGVKRITLLSYVSIALSAAALHFTGSLSVVMVAMTVIGLCGGVGLCIAGTIVVSVWKDKIQSTMLVVQDATFNVAGVVFPLITTYALSNALSWSYSYLAVGIVALATAAIALATNFELCETKGKTEESKDQSEWNLGIISGGLGLFLGMLALYTFLTWAPMFVKTKFDIPFEEAGNIITQYWSAALVGALVSTVIVSRVKIQHFIMGIISLALVITSLIVTTDNLSWIGYLTYGYGFACAALYNAFIAYGVSFVKNASSRNVSYILISGSAGAMFSPAISSLFESIIGLQTVMYAIPVIYGLILVMLVLSNRQKVVLTQQAA; the protein is encoded by the coding sequence ATGAAAAACAAAATATCCTTAACCTTGCTCAGCTTTTTAGCCAACTTCGTGATGGCAGGCTTTGCAACTCAGTTCGGTATGCTCATTGAACCGATTAGCGATAAGTTCTCAGCTAACGTCAATGAAGTCGCTTCTATCTTCTCACTGCTTAATGGCGGCGCGCTAGCAGGTACCATTGCCGCATTTTTCTTAATTGAAAAGATTGGTGTAAAACGTATAACGCTACTCAGTTATGTCAGTATTGCACTGAGCGCCGCAGCCCTGCACTTTACTGGCTCGCTTAGCGTCGTCATGGTGGCAATGACCGTGATAGGCCTTTGTGGCGGTGTGGGCCTTTGTATCGCGGGTACTATTGTAGTGTCTGTGTGGAAGGACAAAATTCAAAGCACCATGCTAGTGGTACAAGATGCCACCTTTAACGTGGCAGGTGTGGTGTTCCCACTGATCACGACCTACGCACTAAGTAATGCACTTTCTTGGAGCTACAGTTATCTAGCCGTAGGTATTGTTGCACTTGCAACGGCGGCGATTGCACTAGCGACTAACTTCGAGCTTTGTGAAACCAAGGGTAAGACTGAAGAAAGCAAAGATCAGTCAGAGTGGAATCTTGGTATTATCAGCGGCGGTTTAGGCTTATTTCTAGGTATGTTAGCGCTTTACACCTTCCTGACTTGGGCGCCGATGTTCGTTAAGACTAAATTCGACATCCCATTTGAAGAGGCGGGTAATATCATCACTCAATACTGGTCAGCGGCATTAGTGGGTGCGTTAGTATCAACCGTGATTGTATCGAGAGTTAAAATTCAGCACTTTATTATGGGCATTATTTCACTGGCATTAGTCATTACCAGTCTTATCGTCACCACAGATAACTTAAGCTGGATTGGCTACTTAACCTATGGCTATGGCTTTGCCTGTGCCGCGCTATATAACGCCTTTATCGCTTATGGTGTATCATTTGTGAAAAATGCCAGCAGCCGAAATGTGTCTTACATCTTAATCAGTGGTAGTGCCGGCGCGATGTTTAGCCCAGCAATTAGCTCACTATTTGAAAGCATTATTGGCCTGCAAACAGTGATGTATGCCATTCCGGTGATCTATGGGTTAATCCTCGTGATGCTAGTGTTATCTAATCGCCAAAAAGTGGTATTAACTCAGCAAGCAGCCTAA
- a CDS encoding aldehyde dehydrogenase family protein — translation MEFSQQDTISPIDGRVYVSRSLASEQQAYACLTKAANAFNGGTASWKNVPLAERKALCQQAIELLCSQKDEIAQELSWMMGRPIRYCASELVGVAERSEYMIGICEEALATLRLEDKPGFTRFIKREPLGVVLVIAPWNYPYLTAINAIIPALLAGNCVILKHSAQTPLCAERLYQAFRGAGLPEGVFQYLHLSHVNTVKLIRHKLINYLAFTGSVDGGSKVEVAAAGRFIGVGLELGGKDPAYVRADANIDSAVAALVDGAFFNSGQSCCAVERIYVHANVYDQFVAKAVALTLQYRLGRSDELDTTLGPLVRSSAADFVREQIAEAIEQGAKAHIDEALFPLSQKGTTYLAPQIMTRVDHTMRVMTQESFGPVVGVMKVSDDNQAIALMNDSDFGLTASIFTQDIEAGLALGERVETGTLFLNRCDYLDPALAWTGIKQSGRGCSLSQLGFEQLTRPKSFHIKHN, via the coding sequence ATGGAATTCTCACAGCAAGATACCATATCACCCATCGATGGCCGAGTGTATGTGAGCCGATCTCTGGCAAGCGAACAGCAGGCTTATGCCTGTCTAACAAAGGCCGCAAATGCTTTTAACGGTGGCACGGCAAGCTGGAAGAATGTCCCTCTGGCTGAGCGTAAAGCCCTATGTCAGCAGGCCATTGAACTACTGTGCAGCCAAAAAGATGAGATAGCCCAAGAGCTGAGTTGGATGATGGGACGACCCATCCGCTATTGTGCCAGTGAGCTGGTGGGTGTGGCTGAGCGCAGTGAGTACATGATAGGTATTTGTGAGGAGGCCTTAGCGACACTCAGGCTAGAAGATAAACCTGGCTTTACTCGGTTTATTAAACGCGAGCCTCTGGGGGTGGTTTTGGTTATTGCCCCCTGGAACTATCCCTATTTAACCGCCATTAATGCCATTATTCCCGCCTTACTTGCAGGTAATTGTGTGATATTGAAGCACTCAGCGCAGACCCCTTTATGTGCTGAGCGGCTTTATCAAGCCTTTCGGGGAGCCGGATTGCCTGAAGGTGTATTCCAATATTTGCACTTGAGTCATGTTAATACAGTGAAACTGATCCGGCATAAGCTGATTAATTATTTGGCATTTACCGGTTCTGTCGATGGGGGAAGCAAGGTCGAAGTGGCTGCGGCAGGTCGTTTTATTGGTGTTGGTTTAGAGTTGGGTGGCAAAGATCCTGCCTATGTCCGCGCCGATGCCAACATCGATAGCGCGGTGGCAGCCTTGGTCGATGGCGCATTTTTTAACTCTGGACAGTCATGCTGCGCCGTCGAGCGAATTTATGTTCATGCCAATGTATATGATCAATTTGTGGCTAAAGCGGTGGCATTGACCCTGCAATATCGGTTGGGACGCTCAGATGAACTCGATACCACCCTAGGGCCTTTGGTGCGCAGCTCTGCAGCCGATTTTGTTCGCGAGCAAATTGCTGAGGCCATCGAGCAGGGCGCGAAGGCGCATATTGATGAAGCGTTATTTCCCTTAAGCCAAAAAGGTACGACTTACCTTGCCCCGCAAATAATGACACGGGTCGACCACACTATGCGGGTCATGACACAAGAGTCATTTGGACCTGTGGTGGGAGTGATGAAGGTCAGCGATGATAATCAGGCTATTGCGTTGATGAATGACAGTGATTTTGGCCTAACGGCCAGTATCTTCACTCAAGATATAGAGGCTGGGTTAGCACTGGGGGAGCGTGTTGAAACTGGCACTCTTTTTCTCAATCGCTGTGACTATCTCGATCCTGCCTTGGCATGGACAGGCATCAAGCAATCTGGGCGAGGCTGTAGTTTATCTCAGTTAGGTTTTGAGCAGCTGACTCGGCCCAAGTCATTTCATATCAAACATAATTAA
- a CDS encoding iron-containing alcohol dehydrogenase, producing the protein MELQANWHFPTAITVGDGCLNLLGERCKALQMTKVLLVSDPCLATMPMVSEAMQYCTLAGLSVELFCDIRTNPTDEDVLAGVQVFNQGRFDGVVALGGGSSIDAAKAIAMIAKQSISLWEAEDCGNNWTRIDASLIIPVVAVPTTAGTGSEVGRAAVITDTKGAHAIKRIIFHPQMLPASVLLDPRLTTGLPANMTAATGFDALSHNLEAYCAPSYHPMAEGIALEGIRLIQTYLPLAVAKGDDIEARTQMLVASTMGATSFQRGLGGMHAIAHTLGALYNQHHGLLNAILMPYVLQRNRHAIEARIIRLARYLALEDSSFDGFLNWILQLREQLVIPHSLAEIGLDLRDKRLIGEMSAKDAAAKGNPIALTQAQYSQLFEQAVLGELN; encoded by the coding sequence ATGGAATTACAGGCAAATTGGCATTTCCCCACTGCTATTACCGTCGGTGATGGTTGCCTAAACCTGCTTGGCGAGCGTTGTAAGGCGCTGCAGATGACGAAGGTATTGCTGGTAAGCGATCCCTGTTTGGCGACTATGCCTATGGTGAGTGAGGCGATGCAATACTGCACTCTGGCAGGATTAAGCGTTGAGTTATTTTGTGATATTCGGACTAACCCGACAGATGAAGATGTTCTTGCTGGAGTGCAGGTCTTTAACCAAGGCCGCTTTGATGGTGTCGTAGCTTTAGGTGGTGGCTCGAGTATCGATGCCGCAAAAGCCATTGCCATGATAGCGAAGCAATCTATTTCACTGTGGGAGGCCGAAGACTGTGGCAATAACTGGACTCGCATCGATGCAAGTTTAATAATCCCTGTTGTTGCAGTGCCGACCACCGCAGGTACTGGCTCTGAAGTTGGGCGGGCCGCGGTGATCACCGATACTAAGGGCGCCCATGCTATTAAGCGGATTATATTTCACCCGCAAATGCTGCCCGCAAGTGTGCTGCTCGACCCTCGATTGACCACTGGTTTGCCGGCAAATATGACTGCTGCCACGGGTTTCGATGCTTTATCGCATAATCTCGAAGCCTACTGCGCGCCATCTTATCATCCGATGGCGGAGGGCATTGCGCTGGAGGGGATCCGCTTGATTCAAACCTATCTGCCTTTGGCTGTTGCCAAAGGTGACGATATTGAGGCTAGAACTCAGATGTTGGTGGCCTCTACGATGGGGGCGACCAGTTTTCAGCGTGGACTCGGTGGCATGCATGCTATCGCGCATACATTAGGTGCGCTGTATAACCAACATCACGGCTTACTCAATGCCATATTAATGCCCTATGTTTTACAGCGAAATCGTCACGCGATTGAGGCGCGGATCATCCGCCTAGCCCGTTATTTAGCACTTGAAGACTCAAGCTTTGATGGTTTTTTAAATTGGATATTGCAGCTGCGAGAGCAGTTGGTGATACCGCACTCCTTGGCGGAAATTGGGCTAGATTTGCGGGATAAACGTCTTATCGGTGAGATGTCGGCAAAAGATGCTGCGGCCAAGGGAAATCCGATAGCCTTGACTCAAGCTCAGTATTCACAACTGTTTGAGCAAGCGGTTTTAGGTGAGTTGAATTAA
- a CDS encoding YgjV family protein encodes MEAVNTIEIIGYAASVMVAISLMMKDIIWLRCLNFTGCSLFVIYGASIEAWPVAGMNAFVACINVYHLLKIYRNRHSGELAPE; translated from the coding sequence ATGGAAGCTGTTAATACTATTGAGATCATCGGTTATGCCGCATCAGTGATGGTAGCGATTTCACTTATGATGAAAGACATTATTTGGTTGAGATGTCTTAACTTTACAGGATGTTCGCTATTTGTGATTTACGGTGCATCTATTGAAGCATGGCCTGTGGCCGGTATGAATGCATTCGTGGCCTGTATCAATGTTTACCACTTACTAAAAATTTATCGCAACCGTCATAGCGGCGAACTCGCACCTGAATAA
- a CDS encoding Crp/Fnr family transcriptional regulator has product MQLKPLAKGRFHSLWEQEHDAIEQVMRECITETKTVAAQYKLMQQGQQVNALILVPRGRISMGYTARNGRSFQLGTMTCDSQLFGEMEFFTDYLCQLDIIAEESLEISIINGDRLQQALLNTPQFALFFASAIAIDYQDTVDIFTRRMLYPIAYNIAYDLYHQYLKDQPVEGFTKCYLEAERFATTDRVYRRAVKKLEDLNLIKREREGLVICDLAGLKAFIE; this is encoded by the coding sequence ATGCAGCTAAAACCACTCGCAAAAGGGCGCTTTCATTCTTTATGGGAGCAAGAGCATGATGCTATTGAGCAGGTTATGCGGGAGTGCATTACCGAAACAAAAACTGTAGCGGCGCAGTACAAGTTGATGCAGCAAGGTCAACAGGTTAATGCGTTAATTCTCGTTCCTCGAGGGCGGATCTCTATGGGGTATACCGCTAGAAATGGCCGCAGCTTTCAACTGGGAACCATGACCTGTGATTCGCAGTTATTCGGCGAGATGGAGTTCTTTACCGATTATCTATGTCAACTCGATATCATCGCCGAAGAGTCGTTAGAGATCTCAATTATTAATGGCGACAGGCTGCAACAAGCATTGCTCAATACGCCACAGTTTGCGCTGTTTTTTGCCAGTGCAATTGCCATCGATTATCAAGATACGGTGGATATTTTTACTCGTAGAATGCTCTACCCGATAGCCTATAACATCGCCTATGACCTTTATCATCAGTATTTAAAAGACCAGCCTGTAGAAGGCTTTACTAAATGCTATTTGGAGGCGGAGCGCTTTGCGACAACGGACCGAGTTTATCGTCGTGCGGTAAAAAAACTCGAAGATCTTAATCTGATTAAGCGAGAAAGAGAGGGGCTGGTTATTTGTGATCTTGCGGGATTGAAAGCCTTTATCGAATAG